In the genome of Candidatus Epulonipiscium sp., one region contains:
- the rseP gene encoding RIP metalloprotease RseP, with product MTILLAIIVFGIIILIHEFGHYIVAKKNGVKVEEFAIGMGPKLFGKKYKETVYSIRALPLGGFCKMLGEDDASEDERSFTNKSVGVRIAIIAAGPIMNLLLALGITIWFLTVNGYSTTIVREVYPDTPAERADFQSGDKVISIDNQKIHVREEMNFIINETEGRPVEVIILRNGEKIKKTVSPALDPKYNQWLLGFSLEEGSGNFASTIREGFWQVAFLVKQTVIGFVRIITGQIGKDQVAGPIGVIGIIGEAYETGLKSSFFIAVQYVLYVASLISANLGVMNLLPIPALDGGRLVFLIIEAIRGKPIDVEKEGFIHFAGFVLLMILMVFIVYNDIVRMVVS from the coding sequence TTGACCATATTACTAGCAATTATAGTATTTGGAATTATTATCTTAATTCATGAATTTGGGCATTATATCGTAGCAAAAAAAAATGGGGTTAAGGTAGAGGAATTTGCTATCGGGATGGGACCTAAACTATTTGGCAAAAAATACAAAGAAACTGTTTATTCTATTCGTGCATTGCCCCTCGGAGGGTTTTGCAAGATGTTAGGGGAAGATGATGCTTCTGAGGACGAGAGATCCTTTACTAATAAATCCGTAGGCGTTCGTATAGCAATCATAGCCGCCGGTCCTATTATGAATTTACTTTTAGCCCTAGGGATTACCATTTGGTTTTTGACTGTTAATGGTTATTCCACCACAATTGTTAGGGAGGTTTACCCTGATACACCAGCAGAAAGGGCGGATTTCCAATCGGGAGATAAGGTGATTTCAATCGATAATCAAAAAATTCATGTAAGGGAAGAAATGAACTTTATCATAAACGAGACAGAGGGTAGGCCTGTTGAAGTGATTATACTAAGGAATGGGGAAAAGATTAAAAAGACAGTCAGCCCCGCCTTAGACCCAAAATACAATCAATGGCTTCTAGGATTTAGCTTAGAGGAAGGTAGCGGGAATTTTGCCAGTACTATAAGGGAAGGATTTTGGCAGGTAGCCTTTCTTGTTAAACAAACAGTCATTGGGTTTGTTAGGATTATCACAGGACAAATAGGCAAAGATCAGGTAGCAGGTCCTATAGGGGTAATTGGTATTATTGGTGAAGCCTATGAAACCGGCTTAAAATCCAGTTTCTTTATAGCAGTTCAGTATGTTTTGTATGTTGCTTCCTTAATTAGTGCTAATTTAGGAGTTATGAACTTACTGCCAATTCCCGCCCTAGATGGTGGAAGATTAGTATTCCTCATTATCGAAGCAATAAGAGGAAAACCCATAGATGTTGAGAAAGAGGGTTTTATTCACTTTGCAGGATTTGTCTTATTAATGATATTGATGGTCTTTATTGTATATAATGATATTGTTAGAATGGTAGTCAGTTAA
- a CDS encoding chemotaxis protein CheD (catalyzes the conversion of glutamine residues to glutamate on methyl-accepting chemotaxis receptors): MIDSHTIIKVGMADLNTTIHPGILTTLGLGSCVGIALYDPVAKVGGLAHIMLPDSTQIKNNSNVAKFADTAVIKLIEDMIYLGARKERMVAKLAGGAQMFAFNNTNDLMRIGFRNVSASQKVLNELGIPIISSDTGANYGRTIELYTEDGRLLIKTIGHGIKQI, encoded by the coding sequence ATGATAGATTCCCATACAATCATCAAAGTTGGAATGGCAGATTTAAATACGACAATACATCCTGGTATCCTAACTACATTAGGTTTAGGTTCTTGCGTCGGGATTGCATTATATGACCCAGTGGCTAAGGTAGGTGGCCTCGCCCATATAATGCTTCCGGATAGCACACAAATTAAAAATAATTCAAATGTTGCAAAGTTTGCTGACACTGCTGTGATTAAACTAATAGAAGATATGATTTATCTAGGGGCAAGAAAAGAGAGAATGGTTGCAAAACTAGCCGGTGGCGCTCAAATGTTTGCATTTAATAATACAAATGACTTAATGAGAATCGGTTTTAGAAATGTATCTGCATCTCAAAAAGTACTTAATGAATTGGGAATCCCGATAATATCTTCCGATACGGGTGCAAATTATGGTAGAACCATAGAATTGTATACAGAAGATGGAAGATTGCTTATTAAAACGATAGGGCATGGCATAAAACAAATATAA
- a CDS encoding 1-deoxy-D-xylulose-5-phosphate reductoisomerase: MKSISILGSTGSIGTQTLDAVRNLGNIKVEGLTADKNIDLLEKQIKEFHPKKVAVMDENKAYELKRRIGNTTEILTSMEGLVEVATMEEIDTVVTSVVGIIGLIPTFKAIQNKKDIALANKETLVTAGEIIINEAKKNGVNILPVDSEHSAIFQCLQGNVNNPIERIILTASGGPFRGRTIKELKEVTVEEALKHPNWDMGTKITIDSATMMNKGLEVIEAKWLFDVELSQIEVVVHPQSMIHSMVEFEDGSIMAQVGEPDMRFPIQYALTYPKRIKNNWPRVDFTKRNLFTFELPDTSVFKCLQLAYDALNIGGTMAVVLNAANEIAVERFVKKEIQFLDISRIIEDTMNMHNVIKHPTLSDVLDVDLWARKISKGR, from the coding sequence TTGAAATCTATTTCTATATTAGGCTCAACCGGTTCCATTGGAACTCAGACCTTGGATGCTGTAAGAAATTTGGGGAATATTAAGGTAGAAGGATTAACAGCAGATAAAAACATAGATTTATTAGAAAAACAAATTAAAGAATTTCATCCTAAAAAGGTTGCTGTGATGGATGAAAATAAAGCCTATGAACTAAAAAGAAGAATAGGAAATACCACAGAAATATTAACCAGCATGGAAGGCTTAGTTGAAGTGGCTACAATGGAAGAAATTGATACGGTCGTTACATCTGTTGTAGGTATAATCGGATTAATCCCGACCTTTAAAGCTATCCAAAATAAAAAGGATATTGCCCTAGCCAATAAGGAAACTCTAGTTACGGCAGGGGAAATTATAATAAATGAAGCTAAAAAAAATGGGGTTAATATTCTTCCGGTCGATAGTGAACATTCGGCGATATTTCAGTGTTTACAGGGAAATGTGAACAACCCTATAGAGCGAATTATACTAACTGCCTCAGGGGGACCCTTTCGCGGCAGAACTATTAAGGAACTTAAGGAAGTGACAGTTGAAGAAGCCCTAAAGCACCCTAATTGGGATATGGGGACAAAAATAACTATAGACTCTGCCACCATGATGAATAAGGGGTTAGAAGTTATTGAAGCAAAATGGCTGTTTGATGTAGAACTTAGTCAAATTGAGGTGGTAGTTCACCCACAAAGCATGATTCATTCCATGGTGGAATTTGAAGACGGTTCTATTATGGCCCAGGTAGGAGAACCTGATATGAGATTTCCGATTCAATACGCTCTTACCTATCCCAAGCGTATTAAAAATAATTGGCCCAGGGTGGATTTCACGAAAAGGAATCTGTTTACCTTTGAATTACCGGATACATCTGTTTTTAAATGTTTACAATTGGCCTATGATGCCTTAAATATAGGGGGTACTATGGCAGTAGTGCTGAATGCAGCCAATGAAATAGCGGTAGAAAGATTTGTAAAAAAAGAAATACAATTTTTAGATATTTCTAGAATCATTGAAGATACAATGAATATGCATAATGTAATAAAACATCCGACCTTATCGGATGTTTTGGATGTAGATTTATGGGCAAGGAAAATTTCTAAGGGCAGGTGA
- the pyrH gene encoding UMP kinase has protein sequence MKYKRVLIKLSGEALAGTKGNGFDFEIVISVVKQLKKIVEQGVEVSVVIGGGNFWRGRSNEKMDRTKSDQIGMLATVMNSLYVAEACRSIGLNAVVQTPFSVGTMTELFTKESALNNMKNKTVVFFAGGTGHPFFSTDTGAALRGCEIEADVLLFAKNIDGVYDSDPKCNPNATKYTELTGKQIIEKQLKVIDGTAASLCMDQHLSILIFGLNTMDGIIKAVSGENIGTIINN, from the coding sequence ATGAAATATAAACGTGTACTCATTAAACTAAGCGGTGAAGCCCTTGCCGGAACTAAGGGAAATGGATTTGATTTTGAAATAGTTATTTCAGTGGTTAAGCAGCTTAAAAAGATTGTAGAACAAGGGGTAGAGGTTTCTGTTGTGATTGGGGGCGGTAATTTTTGGAGAGGCAGAAGCAACGAGAAAATGGACCGTACGAAATCAGATCAAATAGGAATGCTGGCAACAGTGATGAATTCATTGTATGTGGCAGAAGCCTGTAGATCCATAGGGTTAAATGCAGTTGTGCAAACTCCCTTTTCAGTTGGAACGATGACAGAATTATTTACCAAAGAGTCGGCCTTAAATAATATGAAGAATAAAACCGTGGTTTTCTTTGCCGGGGGAACCGGTCATCCGTTTTTTTCTACAGATACAGGGGCTGCGCTTCGCGGATGTGAAATAGAGGCAGATGTTCTTTTATTTGCAAAAAATATTGATGGGGTTTATGACTCAGACCCTAAATGCAATCCTAATGCAACAAAATATACGGAACTAACTGGCAAACAAATCATAGAAAAGCAATTAAAAGTTATTGATGGGACTGCAGCTAGTCTTTGTATGGATCAGCATTTATCCATATTAATATTTGGTCTTAATACAATGGATGGTATAATAAAGGCAGTTTCTGGTGAAAATATAGGAACAATAATAAATAATTAA
- the frr gene encoding ribosome recycling factor, whose translation MDSKQYAAYEEKMKKTIASLLDEYNTIRAGRANPHILDRISVSYYGVQTPLQQVGNVSVPEARVILIQPWDTSVLKDIEKAILISDIGITPNNDGKSIRLVFPELTEERRKELTKDVKKKGEEAKIAIRNTRREAIDYFKKLQKAGDISEDDLKDAEVDIQKLTDRYIEDIDKHVENKSKDILSV comes from the coding sequence ATGGATAGTAAACAATATGCTGCATATGAAGAAAAGATGAAAAAAACGATTGCTTCATTGTTGGATGAATATAACACCATTAGAGCTGGAAGAGCTAATCCACATATATTGGACAGAATTTCAGTAAGTTATTACGGTGTCCAAACTCCACTTCAACAAGTTGGAAATGTCAGCGTACCAGAAGCAAGAGTGATACTGATACAACCTTGGGATACCTCTGTCCTTAAGGATATTGAAAAGGCTATTTTGATATCGGATATTGGAATAACCCCTAATAATGATGGGAAATCTATTCGATTGGTTTTTCCTGAATTAACTGAAGAAAGAAGAAAAGAATTAACAAAGGATGTAAAGAAAAAAGGTGAAGAAGCCAAAATTGCTATAAGAAACACAAGGAGAGAAGCAATTGATTATTTTAAAAAGCTCCAAAAGGCTGGGGATATCAGCGAAGATGATTTAAAAGATGCAGAAGTAGACATACAAAAATTAACAGACCGCTACATTGAAGATATTGATAAACATGTAGAAAATAAAAGTAAAGATATTCTTTCAGTATAG
- a CDS encoding elongation factor Ts codes for MAITASMVKELREMTGAGMMDCKKVLTETNGDLEKAVELLREKGLAKAAKKAGRIAAEGLVVDYISEDGKIGALVEVNSETDFVAKNEEFKSFAAQVAKQAAMTKTNNIEDFMKEAWILDNTKTVQDVLTEKISVIGENLNIRRFVKYEAKSGILVSYIHGAGRIGALVELNSTDSSDRLKEAGKDVAMQIAAASPKYITRDEIPADFIEKEKEILKQQALNEGKPANIVEKMIEGRLTKNLKEICIVDQAYIKDPDMTVAKYLESVAKEVGADVSIKAFTRYETGEGLEKKEEDFAEEVAKQMNV; via the coding sequence ATGGCAATTACAGCTAGTATGGTAAAAGAATTAAGAGAAATGACAGGCGCTGGAATGATGGATTGTAAAAAAGTATTAACAGAAACCAATGGCGACCTTGAAAAGGCAGTTGAACTTTTAAGGGAAAAAGGATTAGCGAAAGCTGCTAAAAAAGCAGGTCGTATAGCTGCAGAAGGATTAGTGGTTGATTATATTTCCGAAGATGGAAAAATAGGAGCCCTAGTAGAAGTAAACAGTGAAACAGATTTCGTTGCTAAAAACGAAGAGTTCAAATCTTTTGCTGCACAGGTGGCAAAACAAGCAGCAATGACCAAAACAAATAATATCGAAGATTTCATGAAAGAAGCTTGGATTTTGGATAATACCAAGACTGTGCAAGATGTATTAACTGAAAAAATCTCTGTTATTGGTGAAAACCTTAATATTAGACGTTTTGTTAAATATGAAGCAAAATCCGGAATTCTTGTTTCCTATATCCACGGCGCTGGAAGAATCGGTGCATTGGTTGAATTAAACAGCACAGATTCCTCAGACAGATTAAAAGAAGCAGGTAAGGATGTAGCAATGCAAATTGCTGCTGCAAGTCCAAAATACATCACAAGAGATGAAATACCCGCAGATTTTATCGAAAAAGAAAAAGAAATCTTAAAACAACAGGCGCTTAATGAAGGCAAACCAGCAAATATTGTTGAAAAGATGATAGAAGGTCGCTTAACAAAGAACTTAAAAGAAATATGTATCGTTGATCAGGCTTATATCAAGGATCCTGATATGACTGTTGCTAAATACTTGGAAAGTGTTGCTAAAGAAGTTGGAGCAGATGTTTCCATAAAAGCATTTACCCGTTATGAAACAGGTGAAGGACTAGAAAAGAAAGAAGAAGATTTTGCAGAAGAAGTTGCAAAACAGATGAATGTATAA
- a CDS encoding DUF342 domain-containing protein → MNNTGNTTPNASSNYDGFFDFEIKDDGFYLILYAPKGEGEFPKLEEIVNRLNNKKVMDYDLEIIKKSVRDIHSQEKLEVLISTQTKLKPIDEKLYVEISKDKMFAVISFTPPENEGKILSYDDVLHKIEENKVNFGINKEELKKAVEEKKINHKYVIAQGLKPVNGQNAKLDFHFNKKRDNKPKVLEDGTVDFYNLDLIENVVKGQDLVTLIPPVEGTPGRNVLGVEIPSIKGKNIKLPKGKNTEISEDGTKLVATTDGQVNYTNGKVNVYETYEVPDNVDNSVGNINFIGNVVVRGNVLTGFYIKAGGNVEVYGVVEGAKIEAQGDIILRRGIQGMSRGILSSMGNVVAKYIENSIVEAAGDIQSDAIMHSQIKCGGSIRADGRKGLIVGGVIRAGREVDAKVIGSHMATATEIEVGIDPAILERYRFLKDELSNIKKEIIKTTQIVDLLNKMKDADKLTDSKRDMLIKSIRTKVFLDNRLKSVKNEIVELEPLLEEKEDGKVKAYNIIHPGVKITIGTACMYVREEIKFCSLYKDKADIRTSSYD, encoded by the coding sequence ATGAATAATACAGGAAATACTACGCCAAATGCAAGTAGCAATTATGATGGCTTCTTTGATTTCGAAATAAAAGACGATGGATTTTATCTTATTCTATACGCTCCAAAAGGGGAGGGGGAATTTCCCAAACTTGAAGAAATCGTTAATAGACTAAATAACAAAAAGGTTATGGATTACGATTTAGAAATTATAAAAAAGTCAGTTAGGGATATCCATTCACAGGAAAAGTTGGAAGTTTTGATTTCCACTCAAACAAAGTTAAAGCCAATAGATGAAAAACTATATGTCGAAATTTCAAAAGACAAGATGTTTGCAGTTATATCATTTACTCCTCCAGAAAACGAAGGGAAAATCCTTTCCTATGATGATGTACTTCATAAAATTGAAGAAAATAAGGTGAATTTTGGAATAAACAAAGAGGAGCTTAAAAAAGCAGTCGAAGAGAAAAAAATAAACCATAAATATGTTATTGCTCAGGGATTAAAACCGGTTAATGGGCAAAACGCTAAACTAGATTTTCATTTCAATAAAAAAAGAGACAATAAACCTAAGGTCTTGGAAGATGGAACCGTTGACTTTTATAATTTAGATTTAATTGAGAATGTAGTAAAAGGTCAAGATTTAGTTACACTAATACCTCCTGTAGAGGGAACTCCTGGTAGAAATGTCCTAGGGGTTGAAATCCCCTCAATCAAAGGGAAAAATATAAAACTTCCAAAGGGAAAAAACACAGAAATTTCAGAGGATGGCACGAAACTAGTAGCAACTACCGATGGACAGGTAAATTACACAAATGGAAAAGTAAACGTTTATGAAACCTATGAGGTTCCCGACAATGTCGATAATTCAGTAGGAAATATTAATTTTATAGGAAATGTGGTTGTAAGAGGAAATGTATTAACGGGTTTTTACATAAAGGCCGGAGGAAATGTTGAGGTATACGGTGTTGTTGAAGGGGCAAAGATTGAAGCCCAAGGAGATATAATTTTACGTAGAGGAATTCAAGGAATGAGTAGGGGAATTTTAAGTTCCATGGGAAATGTAGTAGCCAAATACATCGAAAATAGTATTGTAGAAGCAGCAGGAGATATACAAAGCGATGCCATTATGCATAGTCAGATTAAATGCGGGGGGAGTATTAGGGCAGATGGAAGAAAAGGCCTTATTGTCGGCGGTGTAATTAGGGCTGGAAGAGAAGTAGATGCCAAGGTCATAGGTTCTCATATGGCTACTGCGACAGAAATAGAGGTAGGTATAGATCCGGCAATACTTGAAAGATACCGTTTTTTAAAAGATGAATTAAGTAATATAAAAAAAGAGATTATAAAAACTACACAAATTGTAGACTTACTTAATAAAATGAAAGATGCTGATAAATTAACAGATTCAAAAAGAGATATGCTGATAAAATCCATACGTACGAAGGTATTTCTTGACAATCGCCTAAAGAGTGTTAAAAATGAAATTGTGGAATTAGAGCCATTGCTAGAGGAAAAAGAAGACGGAAAGGTTAAGGCTTATAATATTATACATCCTGGAGTTAAAATAACCATTGGAACTGCTTGTATGTATGTAAGGGAAGAAATAAAGTTTTGTTCCTTATATAAAGACAAAGCAGATATTAGAACAAGCAGCTATGATTAG
- the rpsB gene encoding 30S ribosomal protein S2 has protein sequence MGVISMKQLLEAGVHFGHQTRRWNPKMAEYIFTERNGIYIIDLQKTVKKIEEAYQVVRNVVEDGGNVLFVGTKKQAQDSIKEEAERSGMFYVNQRWLGGMLTNFKTIRARISHLRKLEEMEENGTFDLLPKKEVIKLRHEKEKLERNLGGIKDMTQIPDLLFVVDPRKERIAIQEAHILGIPIIAIVDTNCDPEEVDYVIPGNDDAIRAVKLIVGKMADAVIEVKQGVQDTTVAKDEE, from the coding sequence ATGGGCGTAATTTCAATGAAACAATTACTTGAAGCAGGGGTACATTTTGGGCATCAAACAAGACGTTGGAATCCTAAAATGGCAGAATACATTTTTACTGAAAGAAATGGTATATACATCATAGACCTTCAAAAAACAGTAAAAAAGATTGAAGAAGCATACCAGGTAGTTCGAAATGTTGTAGAAGATGGAGGAAATGTACTTTTTGTAGGTACTAAGAAGCAAGCACAAGACTCTATTAAAGAAGAAGCTGAACGTTCTGGAATGTTCTACGTAAACCAAAGATGGTTAGGTGGAATGCTTACAAACTTTAAAACTATCCGCGCGAGGATTAGTCATTTAAGAAAATTAGAAGAAATGGAAGAAAACGGAACATTTGATTTATTGCCTAAAAAAGAGGTAATAAAACTTCGTCACGAAAAAGAAAAACTTGAAAGAAACTTAGGCGGAATCAAAGATATGACACAAATTCCAGATTTACTTTTTGTTGTAGATCCTAGAAAAGAAAGAATTGCAATTCAAGAAGCTCATATCTTAGGTATTCCAATAATTGCAATCGTAGATACAAACTGTGATCCTGAAGAAGTAGATTATGTAATACCAGGTAATGATGATGCAATCAGAGCGGTAAAATTAATCGTTGGTAAAATGGCAGATGCTGTAATCGAAGTAAAGCAAGGCGTTCAAGATACCACTGTTGCTAAAGACGAAGAATAA
- a CDS encoding isoprenyl transferase, which yields MDKSGYKEKIQLNNLPRHIAIIMDGNGRWAKIRNKSRTSGHRAGTKALQKISDAANSLGIKHLTVYAFSTENWNRPEDEVNSLMKLLREYLNQYLRDSGKNNIKIDIMGDTNKLDADIQNQIKKLQEITVNKNGLHLHIALNYGSRDEITRAMRKIGQDILEGKITIDAITQETIPTYLDTRDMPDPDFVIRTSGEQRISNFLLWQIAYSELYFTDILWPDYNEDDFYRAIYEYQNRNRRFGGV from the coding sequence ATGGATAAAAGTGGCTATAAAGAAAAAATTCAACTAAACAACCTACCAAGGCATATAGCCATTATTATGGATGGCAATGGTCGCTGGGCAAAAATCAGAAACAAATCAAGGACATCCGGGCATAGGGCAGGAACAAAAGCATTACAAAAAATATCGGATGCCGCTAACTCTTTAGGTATAAAGCACCTTACGGTGTACGCCTTTTCTACGGAAAACTGGAATAGACCTGAAGATGAAGTAAACAGCCTAATGAAGTTGCTTAGGGAATACCTAAATCAATATTTGAGGGACTCGGGTAAAAATAACATTAAAATAGATATAATGGGAGATACAAACAAGTTAGATGCGGATATCCAAAATCAAATCAAAAAACTCCAGGAAATAACGGTTAATAAAAATGGCCTCCATCTGCATATAGCCCTAAACTATGGCAGTCGCGATGAAATAACTCGGGCGATGCGGAAGATAGGGCAAGATATTTTAGAGGGTAAAATCACTATCGATGCCATTACTCAAGAGACCATTCCTACATATTTGGATACAAGGGATATGCCCGATCCTGATTTTGTAATCAGAACCAGTGGGGAACAAAGAATCAGTAATTTTTTATTATGGCAAATTGCTTATAGTGAATTATATTTTACAGATATATTATGGCCGGATTATAATGAAGATGATTTTTATAGGGCAATTTATGAATATCAGAACAGAAACCGCCGTTTCGGAGGAGTTTAA
- a CDS encoding endolytic transglycosylase MltG, with translation MDLSAKSLIIGLGLGIILTATFLIFIPKESLTNEDIIERAKDLGMLDPLDLAPEKFVLSEEEIISRARRIGMIFKTENTNYLEQEDVKPDGDEEEIVTIFIPRGLKSKDISIILFENHLIDDAEEFDLYLRKVNVDRVIGDGYFNISKGSNYEKITKTLIE, from the coding sequence TTGGATTTATCGGCTAAGAGTTTAATAATAGGTTTAGGATTAGGGATTATTTTAACTGCTACTTTTCTTATATTTATCCCCAAGGAATCCTTAACTAATGAAGATATTATCGAAAGGGCTAAAGACTTAGGCATGCTTGATCCATTGGACTTGGCACCAGAAAAGTTTGTTCTATCAGAGGAAGAAATTATAAGTAGAGCTAGAAGAATAGGGATGATATTTAAAACGGAAAATACCAATTACCTAGAGCAAGAAGATGTGAAACCCGACGGGGATGAAGAAGAAATAGTTACTATTTTTATTCCAAGGGGGCTTAAATCAAAAGATATAAGCATTATATTGTTTGAAAATCATTTAATTGATGATGCAGAAGAATTTGATTTATATCTTAGAAAAGTTAATGTAGACAGGGTTATAGGTGATGGATATTTTAATATTTCCAAGGGAAGTAATTATGAAAAGATAACTAAAACCCTAATAGAATAA
- a CDS encoding FliA/WhiG family RNA polymerase sigma factor encodes MIERDLEELWEKYKRTNLSSIKEKLIIEYAPLVKYVAGRLNVYLGQNVEYEDLISYGVFGLIDAIDKFDLKKGVKFETYASLRIRGAILDNIRKLDWVPRTLRQKNKQIEKAYAELETELGRSATDEEMAVKMGITVEELREMLKQVNLLSLISLEEYVEQNNEPSMGSVKQPGNEQPEAYLEKQELKRILKESIEKLPEREQRVLILYYFEELTLKEISSIMGVSESRISQLHTKGIMRLKGKLGKYRTILFEL; translated from the coding sequence ATGATTGAAAGAGATCTCGAAGAACTATGGGAAAAATATAAACGGACCAACCTCTCATCTATAAAAGAAAAATTGATTATAGAATATGCCCCTTTGGTAAAATATGTTGCAGGAAGGCTTAATGTTTATCTAGGTCAAAATGTTGAGTATGAAGACCTCATTAGCTACGGGGTATTTGGGCTAATCGATGCAATCGATAAATTTGACCTAAAAAAAGGGGTAAAATTTGAAACCTACGCTTCCCTTAGGATTCGAGGAGCAATACTAGACAATATTAGAAAATTAGATTGGGTTCCTAGAACATTAAGACAAAAAAACAAGCAAATAGAAAAGGCTTATGCAGAACTTGAAACGGAGCTAGGAAGAAGTGCGACAGACGAGGAAATGGCAGTGAAAATGGGGATAACTGTAGAAGAATTACGGGAGATGTTAAAGCAAGTAAACCTTTTATCACTCATATCCCTAGAGGAGTATGTGGAACAAAACAATGAGCCATCTATGGGTTCTGTCAAGCAACCGGGCAATGAACAGCCAGAAGCCTATTTAGAAAAACAAGAACTTAAAAGAATACTTAAAGAATCTATTGAAAAACTTCCTGAAAGGGAACAGCGAGTTTTGATACTTTATTACTTTGAAGAATTAACCCTAAAAGAAATCAGCTCTATTATGGGTGTTTCTGAATCAAGGATATCCCAACTTCACACAAAGGGCATCATGAGGTTAAAGGGTAAATTAGGAAAGTATAGAACAATCTTATTTGAATTATAA
- a CDS encoding phosphatidate cytidylyltransferase, translating to MRVRIITAILGIPLLLGIIIVGGWVLKAAVCFISLVGIYEFYRAMDKKVNTIKPVGYVFTLSFILFTFPKVEWYFAFMVCFLFCIFLSIIFFHEKYTIIDGAITFIGFFYICVLFSYILKVRNYAYGDVFIWLIFISAWGSDTGAYFTGITIGKHKLCPNVSPKKTIEGALGGVVGGALLALLYGGVLLYFRNISIPNFLMVCAVIGAMGAIISQLGDLTASSIKRLVDIKDYGKLFPGHGGVLDRFDSILFTAPLVYYLIVLADAYLKIS from the coding sequence TTGCGTGTACGTATAATTACAGCGATATTGGGTATACCATTACTTTTAGGAATAATAATCGTAGGGGGATGGGTGTTAAAAGCAGCAGTTTGCTTTATTTCCCTGGTTGGTATATATGAATTTTATAGGGCTATGGACAAAAAGGTTAATACAATAAAGCCCGTAGGTTATGTTTTTACTTTAAGTTTTATTTTGTTTACGTTTCCCAAGGTAGAATGGTATTTTGCCTTTATGGTATGCTTTTTATTTTGTATATTTTTAAGTATTATATTTTTTCATGAAAAATATACTATTATTGATGGGGCTATTACTTTTATAGGGTTTTTCTACATATGCGTTTTGTTTTCCTATATTCTCAAAGTTAGAAACTATGCATATGGGGATGTATTTATATGGTTGATTTTTATTAGCGCTTGGGGAAGTGATACAGGGGCATATTTTACAGGTATTACCATTGGAAAACATAAACTCTGCCCCAATGTAAGCCCTAAAAAAACCATTGAAGGTGCATTAGGTGGAGTGGTTGGCGGGGCTTTATTGGCATTATTATACGGGGGAGTCCTTTTATATTTTAGAAATATATCCATACCAAATTTCCTTATGGTATGTGCAGTGATAGGAGCCATGGGGGCAATCATATCCCAATTAGGTGATTTAACGGCATCCTCAATTAAAAGGCTGGTGGATATAAAGGATTATGGAAAATTATTCCCAGGCCATGGGGGCGTATTAGATAGATTTGATAGCATCCTATTTACAGCTCCTTTGGTATATTATTTAATCGTTTTAGCAGATGCTTATTTGAAAATATCTTAG